CTTTTTATCATCATATACATCCCAGTATGTTCTTGGCAAGAAGGCAGTTGCCGTGTCTTTAAGCGATATTGCTGCAATGGGCGGGATACCGAAATACCTCTTGACATCCATTGCTATGCCGGAACATACATTGACTGAATTTATAGATTTGTTTTACAGAGGCGTCAAGGAAAGGATAGAAGAATTTAATATGGCTCTCATTGGCGGTAATACATCATCATCACCTGACAGGATTATTATTGAATCAGTTGTAATTGGAGAGGCATTGACAGAACAAGTGGTTTATAGAAACGGCGCAAAAGTCGGAGATATAGTATATACAACAGGGTTTTTAGGTGATTCAGCCCTTGGACTCAGGATATGGAAAACAAAAGGGACGGAGCCAGTAACAGATCCATTTATGAGGGATGCTATGCTAAAACATATAAACCCTGTGCCGCGTGTTAAGGAGGGAAGACTTATTGCAGAAAAAAGACTCGCATCAGCAATGATAGATATAAGCGATGGTCTTATCCAGGACTTAAGACACATCGCAGAGAAAAGCGGTGTTGGTGCAAGGGTCAGACTATCCAACATCCCTTTATCCACAGCAATGAAAAGGCACATCCTGAATAAACCGGATGACATTACATTTGCTATGTCAGGTGGGGAGGATTATGAACTCCTCTTTACAGCAAGACCTGAAAGAAAAGAAGAAATAGAGGAATTATCAAAAGAGATTAATCTGCCTATAACTGCAATAGGTGAAATAGTTCCAAAAGAGAATGGGATAAAGGTCATTGCTCAAGATGGCATGGAAATGAAAATAGAAAAAGAAGGTTTTGAACATTTTAGGGAGCAGCATGCCGAGTAGATGCTGACTGCCCTGCCTACAAAAAGGAGCGAAAAACTTAAAGCGAGAAGCGTAAAACCAATGTATCTTTGTTTTTCATTTTTAGCTTCGCGCTTTTCACTATAAATAGATGGTTTGTCAGTAGGGTAGTTAGCCTTTTTGATGGTATTTTCAGACAAAGGTGAAAACAGAAAGACAAATCTCATCAGGTGGTGTAATCTTCCGCAAGACTCTTGAACAGACTTATGTGGCGCTTATTTCTGTAAAAAACGGCAAGGTCTGGACACTCCCCAAGGGTCTTGTGGAAAAGGGTGAAAATATTGCAAGGACTGCACATAGAGAGGTAAAAGAGGAGACAGGACTTGATGGCAAAATTATAAAAAACATCGGGCATATTCAGTACTTCTACTGTCATAAAGAAAATGATGAGATGATACGGTTTTTCAAAATCGTGTATTTCTTTTTAATGGAATATGCAGATGGAGATGTCCAAGACCATGATACAGAGGTGACAGACTGCCAGTGGTTTCCAATTGATGATGCAATCCAACTGGTTAGATATGAAGATGAAAAGGGGATACTTAAAAAGGCAAGGGATATGATTGTAAAAAGAACCTTTTGACTTTTTGGTGAGTTTTTTGATAGTTTAAACACCCAAAATCATCTTTAATAGGGGAGGACAAATCTATGGGTAAAAATATTACTCAAAAAATAATAGAGAGTCATCTTGTGTCTGGCGAGACGACTCCGGGCAAAGAGATTGCCATAAAAATTGACCAGACTTTGACGCAGGATGCAACAGGCACAATGGCGTATCTTCAGTTTGAAGCAATGGGCGTGCCAAGGGTCAAGACAAAAAGGTCTGTAAGTTATGTTGACCACAACACCCTTCAATACGGCGGTTTTGAAAATGCAGATGACCACAGATTTTTGCAGACACTGGCAGCAAAATACGGCATATATTTTTCAAAGCCGGGAAATGGTATATGCCATCAGGTTCACCTTGAAAGGTTCGGCGTGCCGGGAGAGACAATGCTCGGCTCTGACAGCCACACCCCGACATGCGGCGGACTCGGAATGCTTGCAATAGGCGCAGGCGGGCTGGATGTCGCTGTTGCAATGGGCGGGGGCCCATTTAATTTAACATCTCCAAAGGTTGTTCTTGTAAATCTTAAGGGCAAATTAAAACCTTGGGTATCTGCAAAGGATGTAATCCTTGAACTCTTAAGAAAACTCACTGTCAAGGGCGGAGTTGGAAAGGTTATTGAATACGGCGGCGAGGGGATAAAGAATTTAACCGTGCCTGAAAGGGCAACCATAACAAATATGGGCGCTGAACTTGGCGCTACAACATCCATATTCCCAAGCGATGAGATTACAAGGGAGTTTCTAAAAGCACAGAAAAGGGAGGGGGACTGGAAGGAACTGCTGCCTGACCCTGATGCAAAATATGACGAGGAAATCAAAATAAACTTATCTAAACTTGAGCCAATGCTTGCAAAACCGCACTCCCCTGATGCAATATGCAAGGTATCTGATGTTGAGGGCATGAAGGTTGACCAGATTTGCGTGGGCAGCTGCACAAACTCATCATACAAGGATTTGATGACAGTTGCTGAAGTTTTTCACAAAGGCGGTTTCAAGGTTCATCCTGATGTCAATCTTACAATCTCACCTGGTTCAAAACAGGTGCTTGAGATGATAAGTCTGAACAAAGGGCTGGCTCATCTTATTGAAGCAGGTGCAAGGATTTTAGAGGCAACATGCGGTCCGTGTATAGGTAATGGTCAATCACCGTCATCAAAAGCCGTATCCTTAAGGACATTCAACAGGAACTTTGAAGGAAGGAGCGGGACAAAGGATGCGCAGGTCTATCTTTGCAGTCCGGAGGTTGCGGCAGCGGCAAGCATTTACGGCGTAATAACAGACCCGAGAAAACTCGGCAAATTCCCGAAAATAAAGATGCCAAAGGAATTTTTGATAGACGATTCCATGATTATTCCACCTGCAAAAGACCCGTCAAAGGTTGAGGTATTAAGGGGTCCTAATATTAAAGAACTTCCAAAGGCACAAATACCGGGGCAAAGCATCAAAGGGAATGCGCTTATAAAACTTGGTGACAACATCACAACAGACCACATAACACCGGCAGGAACATGGCTAAAGTACCGGTCAAATGTGCCAAAATATTCAGAGTCCGTTTTTTCCGCAATTGACGCCCAGTTCCATGAAAAGGCAAAGGCACAAGGCGGTGGGTTTGTTATGGGCGGTGAAAACTACGGACAGGGTTCTTCAAGGGAACATGCAGCATTGTGTCCGATGTATCTTGGCATAAAGGCTGTTCTTGCAAAATCTTTTGCAAGAATCCATAAGGACAATCTCATAAACTTCGGCATACTGCCGCTAACATTTGCAAATGCAGGAGATTATGATGCAGTGGAGCAGGGCGATGAACTTGAGTTGAGACTTGATAATCTGGCAAACAGTGAAGCAGTTACGCTTAAAAATATCTCAAAGAATAAGGACATGCAGTTAAAGCACGGCTTCAGCGCTAGGCAGATAGAGATAATTATGGCTGGCGGACTTTTGAACTTCACAAAGAAACAGGCAGCGTAGAAACAACAATTGGCAGGCAGCAGACAATACTTGCTGCCTGCCAATTGTTTAAATACATGACCACACACCTTTCCCCAAAAGACCGCATAATATTTCCTCTTGATGTGCCGAATCTGAAAGAGGCACGAAGATTTGTAAGACTCCTTAAAAAGGATATAGATGTCTTCAAGATAGGGCTTGAACTTTTTGTAAGTGAAGGACCCGATATTATCAGGATGGTTAAAAAAGAAGGCGGGGCAAAGATATTCCTTGATATGAAATTCCATGACATCCCTGAAACTGTGCGTAGGGCATACGCAGCAGCAAGCAGGCATGGTGTGGATTTTGTAACAGTCCATTGTGATGACACTAGTTTACTCAAATCAGCTGCTAACGGCTCATCACAAAAAACAAAGGTTCTGGGAGTTACTGTTTTAACGAGTCTTTCAGGAAAAAACCTTAAAGAGATGGGTTTGAGAAAAGAATTACAAAACCCCCTAAAACTTGTTTTACACCGTGCAGAACTTGCAAAAAAGGCAGGCTGCAGCGGTGTTGTATGTTCAGGGCTTGAGGTAAGATATGTTAAAAAGGCGCTTGGCAGGGATTTTATAACCGTATGTCCGGGTATAAGACCTGTATGGGGAGATGTAAAAAAGGATGACCAGAAGAGATTTGTAACTCCATATGAGGCTGTTAAAAACGGCGCTGATTATATTGTTGTAGGAAGACCTGTCAGGGACGCTATAAATCCTGTCCTCGCTGCAAAAATGGTTGCGGATGAAATTGGCACAGGTTTAGATTTTGTTAATCAATGTTCAAAATAGTGTGATAGAAACAACACCTGCCAACATAACCATAGAACCTAACATCCTTTCTCTTATATTCACCTCCTTAAATATAATTGTCCCATAAACTATACTAAAAATGAGGTTTGTCCTTTTTATAGATATTACATAGGCAACATCAGCCATACTGATTGCCATGAAGTGAGATACAATCATTATTGATGTAACAAACCCTATGATTAAAAACATTCTGGGTCTTGATACAATCTGCTGAAAACAGCCTCTTATGCCAAGAATTACTGATAGGATAATGGTCAGAAGAAAGGGATAGAAGAAACCGAAAAATACAGGGCTTGAGTGCTGAACTGCAATCTTTCCGATAGTAGAGGTTATGCTGTATATTAACGAGACTATAATCATAAACACTGAGCCTTTTTCTTTTACTATTGCCTTTAAAGGAAAAAGAAGACCCTTACCCTTACTGTTCCCATTTGCATTCAACAGGTATGCCCCTAGTACAATAAGGAGTATGCCTATAAATCCTGACTTATCCGGTAATTCACCAAGCAGAATATAGGATATGACAATTACAAATGCAGGACTTAATGCCATAAATGGTATGGTCAGTGACAGAGGCGAGATATTCACTGCCTTTACATAAAGGATGATTGCAATAATCTCCAGCGGAAGTAGTACAATAGTAGAAATCCAGAACTGTTTGTCCAGATGCGGTATAGGGATAAATATAAAGGCAAGGGCAATAAACGGGAGTGCATACCCCTCTCTTACCCATGCTATGACATACTCATTACTCTTTGTCATTGCCTTTTTACTTAAGGCATCAGCAGTTGCAAGAGAAAAAGCAGTAGTAAAGGCAAGGATTACCCAGAGCATATTTTTTGGTTTATGAATTTAAGTCTACAGATACAACCTTTGATATTCCCGGTTCTTCCATAGTTATGCCAAAAAGGGTATCGGCAATTTCCATGGTACCTTTATTGTGGGTTATAAGTATGAATTGGGATTTTTTTGCCATCTCTTTAAGGAAGGCATTAAACCTGTTTATATTTGCATCATCCAACGGTGCGTCAACCTCGTCAAGCAGGCAAAATGGACTTGGTTTTATAAGGAATATTGAAAAGATAAGGGCAGTTGCTGTCATTGCCTTTTCTCCGCCTGACAGCAGGTTTATACCCTGTAATCTTTTACCCTGAGGCTGGGCAGCGATTTCTATCCCACTTTCAAGTATGTCCTCTTCATCAACAAGCCTGATCTCTGCCCTGCCGCCCGGAAAGAATACAGGGAAAACCTCCTGAAACTTTGTATTTATTGCATCAAATGTATCTATGAACCGCTGCCTTGTTGTCCTGTTAATCCTGTTTATTGCCTTCTTAAGTGTTTCAATGGAATTGGTCAAATCGGTCTGCTGGTCCAGGAGGAACTGATGTCTTCTTTCCAGTTCGGCATATTCATCAAGGGCAGAAAGGCTCACCTCTCCAAGAGAATCTATCTGGGTCTTCAATTCCTCTAATCTGTTTAATACAGTATTTCTTTCCATTGTATTGAATTCTTCAGAAGGCATATACGCATCTATCCTCACGCCATACTTTTCATTCATCTTTTCCAGAAGATGAGAAGACTTGAGCCTCAGTCCATTTAATTCAAGATTTATGCTATTTATATTTTCATGCACAATATTCAGTTCATGCTTCATGGATTTAAGGGCACTATCAATACTACTAATTTCAGCCCTTGTTTTATTGAGACCCTCTTCCTGAACTATCTCTATTTTGCGGGTGTCATCCTTCTGCTTTAAATGGTTTAAAATCTCTTTTTGTATATCATGCAGATTAGATTCAATATTGTGGATTTCTATTGTCCCGGCACTGATTTCGTCTTTCTTTGCAGTTATTCTATTTACTGCATCACCAATAAACTGCCCCTTTTCTATCTGTTTATATCTCAAGGCATCGTATCTTTCTCTTAATGAAGCAATTGCTACCCTTATCTCTGTTAAACTGCTGTAGATGGACTCTTTTCTCTTTGACAGATTTGAAACCTCCTGCTCAAGTGCAGTTACAATGTCTTGTGTTTTACTGCGACTATCTTCAAGAGACTCTCGTTCCACGGCAAGTTCTGTCTTCTTCTTTGCAGTATCCATTAGTTGTATTTTTGATTCTTCTATTTCAAAATCAACCACATTTAATCTTTCCTTAAGTCTTGCAAGTTCAGATTCCTCTTGTCTTATACTGCCTTCAATGCCTGCCAGTTCTATATCTTTTGAATGTCGCAATCTTCTTAATTCCTCAAGTTCTTTTTTTGCAGTGTCTATTTTATTTTTTAAGTCCAATATATCTCTATCCATTTTCACAACCTTTTGCTCTAACTCGTATGACTTGGATGAGAGTTCCTTTATTTCCCTCTTTTTTTGCAGAATACCACCTGCATTCTCCCTGCTGCTTCCTCCTGTTACTATACCGCAGGCATCAATAATCTCTCCTTCCATAGTAACAACGGTTTTACCCATGCCGTTTAAATTCCATATCAAAGCGGCATCCTTAAGGCTTTTTACAACAAGGCAATCTGACAAAATATAATTTATTACAGAGGCATGGCCGATTTTTGCCCTGACATGATTGAGCAGAGGTTCTGCATTTATATCGCCTGCATCTGTTTTTAGATTGGGATTTCTGCCAACTGATGCATATCCCTTAATATCAATTGGGACAAAACTGCCTCTGCCGAGTTCATTAGTTTTAAGATATTCTACTGCCAGAATGCTGTCATTTAAGCCATCTACCACTACATACTTAAGTTTCTCACCCATGACTGCCTCAACAGCCTTTTCATATTCAGGTGATGTTTCTATAAACTCAGCAAGTATGCCATGAATACCTGCCCCCTGTTTATTTTTAAGTATTGACCTGACCCCATCCTGAAAACCCTCAAGACTATCTTCAAACTCTTTAAGTGTAGAAAGCCTTGAAGATGTTACAGCAAGTGCCTCTTTATCAGACTTTTGCTCTATGTCTATTTGAAGCAGTTTTTCTTCAAGGGCTTTGACCTCTTGAATAGTAGCGCCTTCTTTACCCTCAGTCTCTCTTTTTATGAAGTCTGCCTCTTTGTTCTTTTCCTTTAATTCAGAGATACCCCTTTCTTTAATACAGGCAATCTTTTCTATTTCATTTTTTTCCCTTTCTGCCTTGCCTGTTTTCAGATGGAGGGTGTCTTCGTCTTTCAGGCAGACATGCAATACATTTTTTATATGGGATATTTTTGCTATTATATCAGCAAGGACAGCACTTTTATCTTTCAGTTCCTTATCCTTATGAGACAGCATTTCTGAGATGTGGCTAAAAATCTTTTCTTCACTAATAAGTTCATCTTCTTTTACTTTTATTGCATTAAAAATTTCTTCCGCAGATTTTTTTAATTCCTCTAACTCGTCACCCACCTTTTGTTTATGGCAGTTCAATTCATCTATTTCTTTAAGGAGCCTATCTTCGTTTCTTTTCAGTTCCCTAATCCTTATTTCATTAAGTTCTACAGTCCTTTCCCTTGTCTGAATAGAATCCCCTATGCTTAAAAGCAGGGATTTTATCTCTTTTAGTTCAGTCTCTTCTTTAATATATCTTATCCGCAAGTCTTCCAGCAAAATCTCTTTCTGGTTTATGCTGGCAGAAATCTCCATATCTTTTTCTTTTAATCTTTCAAGATTTGTTCTTGCCTCTTTTTTGCCGTCTTCCAACCTTTTATATTCTGCTAGCGACAGGAATAATTCTATGTCTTTAAGTTCATCTCTTAAGACCTTATATCTTTCCGCCTTTTTTGCCTGACGGTTAAGAGAATTCAACTGCCTTTTTACTTCGTTTATAATATCGTTTACCCTTGTAATGTTCTCTTTTGTTGCATCCAACCTTCTAACTGCTGCGTCCTTTCTATGCTTGTATTTGTTTATGCCAGCAGCCTCTTCAAACAAGATTCGCCTCTCATCAGGTTTTGCAGTTACAAGCCATCCCACCTGTCCCTGTTCAATGATGGAATATGCCCTTGTGCCGATACCCGTGTCAGTGAAAAGGTCAACAATATCTTTTAATCTGGATTCCACCTTGTTTATATAATATTCACTATCGCCTGATCGGAAGAGTTTTCTTGAAATTTCTATCTCTGTAAAATTCACATATTCCTGAGGGGCAATGCCATCTTCATTTGAGAGTGTCAATACAACTTCAGCCATGCCGATCTGTTTCCGCGTCTCACTCCCTGCAAATATTATGTCCTCCATTAATTTTCCTCTCAGATGCCTTGCATTTTGTTCACCAAGCACCCAGCGAATCGCATCAACGATATTACTCTTGCCGCAGCCATTCGGGCCAACAATTGCTGTTACACCTTTTGGAAAGGTAATTACAGTTTTATCAATAAATGATTTAAAGCCTAGTATTTCTATTTTTTTAATCTTCATAGGGCGCTATACATAACGACATAAATAAAGCCGCATACAGAGCGTCAGAACAAAGCAGACCAAGGAGCCGGGGCACCCACGCCAAGTGGCGTGGGTCGGGTGAAGAGTAAGGCGTATGTTTAGCATACGCCGCAACGCCTGTCTGCGTGCCTGCCGTAGCACAGGCCGGCAACACACAGGCAGGCAGGTATGCAAAGTTATGACGCTCTGTATAATAAAAAAGGGGAAGATCCATATAAGACCTTCCCCTTTTGTAAAATATTTGCAAATATTATCGTTTTGAAAACTGGAATCGTTTTCTGGCAGCCTTCTGTCCATATTTCTTTCGTTCCTTCATCCTTGGGTCCCTTGTTAAGAATCCCGCTTTTTTTAGAGTTAAACGAAGGTCAGGATTTGATTTTAGAAGTGACCGCGCAATACCATGACGAATTGCACCTGCCTGACTTGATACTCCTCCGCCGTCTACATTTACATTTATATCATACTTATTAAGGGTCTTTGTTAATTGCAGCGGCTGTCTGATTATCATCTGCAGTGTCTCGCGGCCAAAGTAATTATCCATTGGTTTGCCATTAACAACAATATTGCCGCTTCCATGTTTTAATATAACCCTTGCAACAGAGGTCTTTCTTCTTCCTGTGCCACTTAAAGATATTTCACTCATAACTCTCCTTATAATAATCCGTAAAAATCAATGTCTATTTTTGGGATAATATTAAATCTTCCGGTTTTTGTGCATGATGAGAATGCGTGTTTCCTGCATAAACTTTTAGTTTTTTCATCATATCTCTTCCAAGCCTGCCCTTTGGAAGCATTCCCCATACTGCCTTTTTTATAACCTCTTCCGGTTTTTCTTTCAGAACACTCCCGAGTGATACA
Above is a genomic segment from Deltaproteobacteria bacterium containing:
- the smc gene encoding chromosome segregation protein SMC codes for the protein MKIKKIEILGFKSFIDKTVITFPKGVTAIVGPNGCGKSNIVDAIRWVLGEQNARHLRGKLMEDIIFAGSETRKQIGMAEVVLTLSNEDGIAPQEYVNFTEIEISRKLFRSGDSEYYINKVESRLKDIVDLFTDTGIGTRAYSIIEQGQVGWLVTAKPDERRILFEEAAGINKYKHRKDAAVRRLDATKENITRVNDIINEVKRQLNSLNRQAKKAERYKVLRDELKDIELFLSLAEYKRLEDGKKEARTNLERLKEKDMEISASINQKEILLEDLRIRYIKEETELKEIKSLLLSIGDSIQTRERTVELNEIRIRELKRNEDRLLKEIDELNCHKQKVGDELEELKKSAEEIFNAIKVKEDELISEEKIFSHISEMLSHKDKELKDKSAVLADIIAKISHIKNVLHVCLKDEDTLHLKTGKAEREKNEIEKIACIKERGISELKEKNKEADFIKRETEGKEGATIQEVKALEEKLLQIDIEQKSDKEALAVTSSRLSTLKEFEDSLEGFQDGVRSILKNKQGAGIHGILAEFIETSPEYEKAVEAVMGEKLKYVVVDGLNDSILAVEYLKTNELGRGSFVPIDIKGYASVGRNPNLKTDAGDINAEPLLNHVRAKIGHASVINYILSDCLVVKSLKDAALIWNLNGMGKTVVTMEGEIIDACGIVTGGSSRENAGGILQKKREIKELSSKSYELEQKVVKMDRDILDLKNKIDTAKKELEELRRLRHSKDIELAGIEGSIRQEESELARLKERLNVVDFEIEESKIQLMDTAKKKTELAVERESLEDSRSKTQDIVTALEQEVSNLSKRKESIYSSLTEIRVAIASLRERYDALRYKQIEKGQFIGDAVNRITAKKDEISAGTIEIHNIESNLHDIQKEILNHLKQKDDTRKIEIVQEEGLNKTRAEISSIDSALKSMKHELNIVHENINSINLELNGLRLKSSHLLEKMNEKYGVRIDAYMPSEEFNTMERNTVLNRLEELKTQIDSLGEVSLSALDEYAELERRHQFLLDQQTDLTNSIETLKKAINRINRTTRQRFIDTFDAINTKFQEVFPVFFPGGRAEIRLVDEEDILESGIEIAAQPQGKRLQGINLLSGGEKAMTATALIFSIFLIKPSPFCLLDEVDAPLDDANINRFNAFLKEMAKKSQFILITHNKGTMEIADTLFGITMEEPGISKVVSVDLNS
- a CDS encoding NUDIX hydrolase, with the translated sequence MKTERQISSGGVIFRKTLEQTYVALISVKNGKVWTLPKGLVEKGENIARTAHREVKEETGLDGKIIKNIGHIQYFYCHKENDEMIRFFKIVYFFLMEYADGDVQDHDTEVTDCQWFPIDDAIQLVRYEDEKGILKKARDMIVKRTF
- a CDS encoding EamA family transporter, which gives rise to MLWVILAFTTAFSLATADALSKKAMTKSNEYVIAWVREGYALPFIALAFIFIPIPHLDKQFWISTIVLLPLEIIAIILYVKAVNISPLSLTIPFMALSPAFVIVISYILLGELPDKSGFIGILLIVLGAYLLNANGNSKGKGLLFPLKAIVKEKGSVFMIIVSLIYSITSTIGKIAVQHSSPVFFGFFYPFLLTIILSVILGIRGCFQQIVSRPRMFLIIGFVTSIMIVSHFMAISMADVAYVISIKRTNLIFSIVYGTIIFKEVNIRERMLGSMVMLAGVVSITLF
- the thiL gene encoding thiamine-phosphate kinase — encoded protein: MQIKEFGELNIIKKFLTQFEVSNHNILKGIGDDAAVIKFDNKCLLITTDMLVEDVHFLSSYTSQYVLGKKAVAVSLSDIAAMGGIPKYLLTSIAMPEHTLTEFIDLFYRGVKERIEEFNMALIGGNTSSSPDRIIIESVVIGEALTEQVVYRNGAKVGDIVYTTGFLGDSALGLRIWKTKGTEPVTDPFMRDAMLKHINPVPRVKEGRLIAEKRLASAMIDISDGLIQDLRHIAEKSGVGARVRLSNIPLSTAMKRHILNKPDDITFAMSGGEDYELLFTARPERKEEIEELSKEINLPITAIGEIVPKENGIKVIAQDGMEMKIEKEGFEHFREQHAE
- the pyrF gene encoding orotidine-5'-phosphate decarboxylase encodes the protein MTTHLSPKDRIIFPLDVPNLKEARRFVRLLKKDIDVFKIGLELFVSEGPDIIRMVKKEGGAKIFLDMKFHDIPETVRRAYAAASRHGVDFVTVHCDDTSLLKSAANGSSQKTKVLGVTVLTSLSGKNLKEMGLRKELQNPLKLVLHRAELAKKAGCSGVVCSGLEVRYVKKALGRDFITVCPGIRPVWGDVKKDDQKRFVTPYEAVKNGADYIVVGRPVRDAINPVLAAKMVADEIGTGLDFVNQCSK
- the rpsI gene encoding 30S ribosomal protein S9; this encodes MSEISLSGTGRRKTSVARVILKHGSGNIVVNGKPMDNYFGRETLQMIIRQPLQLTKTLNKYDINVNVDGGGVSSQAGAIRHGIARSLLKSNPDLRLTLKKAGFLTRDPRMKERKKYGQKAARKRFQFSKR
- a CDS encoding aconitate hydratase, whose protein sequence is MGKNITQKIIESHLVSGETTPGKEIAIKIDQTLTQDATGTMAYLQFEAMGVPRVKTKRSVSYVDHNTLQYGGFENADDHRFLQTLAAKYGIYFSKPGNGICHQVHLERFGVPGETMLGSDSHTPTCGGLGMLAIGAGGLDVAVAMGGGPFNLTSPKVVLVNLKGKLKPWVSAKDVILELLRKLTVKGGVGKVIEYGGEGIKNLTVPERATITNMGAELGATTSIFPSDEITREFLKAQKREGDWKELLPDPDAKYDEEIKINLSKLEPMLAKPHSPDAICKVSDVEGMKVDQICVGSCTNSSYKDLMTVAEVFHKGGFKVHPDVNLTISPGSKQVLEMISLNKGLAHLIEAGARILEATCGPCIGNGQSPSSKAVSLRTFNRNFEGRSGTKDAQVYLCSPEVAAAASIYGVITDPRKLGKFPKIKMPKEFLIDDSMIIPPAKDPSKVEVLRGPNIKELPKAQIPGQSIKGNALIKLGDNITTDHITPAGTWLKYRSNVPKYSESVFSAIDAQFHEKAKAQGGGFVMGGENYGQGSSREHAALCPMYLGIKAVLAKSFARIHKDNLINFGILPLTFANAGDYDAVEQGDELELRLDNLANSEAVTLKNISKNKDMQLKHGFSARQIEIIMAGGLLNFTKKQAA